The Flavobacteriales bacterium DNA window TATGAAGATAATGCCAACCGTAGTTTACTGATCTATTTAGATAATAGGAAAGCCCATAAAAATCAAATCATGGAGTACCAACAAAACCTATCAGCAGGCACAATTAATAAAGCCAAAGAAGCAGAAATCAAAACCTTTTTACAAGATGTTCAATTAATGTTAGAGCCAGTAAAAGTTAGAAACCCTTATGCTACAAAACTCAATATACCAGATACTGTTTTTAAGCCATTAAGAACCAATACGCATTATCTAAGTTTTATTGAAACAGTTACTTTTTATCATCAATACCAAAGGTCGGTAAGCACCGACAAGCAAACAGGAGAAAGATGTATTGAGACCACACTTGAAGATATTGAACAAGCGAATAAATTACTCAAAGATGTGCTACTGGCTAAAAGTGATGAGCTAACCAAAGCGTGTAGAGATTTTTTAGAGTTGCTTAAAAACTATGTGACTAAGAATGCGAAATAGAGCTTTTATAGTAAGGAAATTAGAGAGCAATATCGTTTTGCACCAACCACCTTAAACAGGCATTTGTTAGAACTTACTCGCTACGGTTATTTAAAGGTTATTGGAGGCAACAGAGCCAGAGGATATGAATACGAATTGATTAACTCAGAGGAATACCAATCTTTAAAAGACAACATACAAACGGTATTAGATGAAGCATTAGAAGAAATAAGAAAAGAGGAATCATCAACAAAGTCTCACCAGGGTATCCCAGTAACCCAGAGTAGCCCAGTAGGGGTGATGGGCTACTGAAGGTTAAGTAAATCAATTAATTAGGGAGGTATCCCACTAAAATCTCAAAATGCAAGGCACCCCCTAAAAAGCCGATCGCCTGGCCACGCAATTATTTAAATATGGAACGAATAAAGGATTTTGAGAACTGGCTAATAAGATTAGGATATGCAGAAACCACCATAAAAAGCTACACAAGGTTATTAGAAAACTTCTTTAACTACTTAGAAATTGCCTGTGGTGGCTCACCGCCCAATCAACAAAGAATAGAACAGTTCAACAAACACCTGCATCAAAGTAAAGTAAGTAGGAGTTACATATCAGCTCATATCAATATAATTAACCGGTACAGTGAATTTTTAGAGTTAACCACCAAGGAAAAATTAACAGTCGGTAAAATCCTAGTAGAAAGAGAAATCACTACTGAAAGAACCATTTTTACTCAATCAGAAATGAAGTTGCTTTTTTCTTCAATTGAAGGAAATACCCCACAAGGATTATTCGATAAAGCATTGTTGAGTATTTACTACGGTTGTGGTTTAAGAAGTAAAGAAGGGATCAATTTAGTACCCCAAGAAGTAGACTTCAACAAAGGCTTACTGTATGTAAAACCGAGCAAAAACTACAGTAGTAGATACGTTCCAATATCGCAAGGAGTCCTTGCAGCCATTAAAGATTATATGAATTATGCACGTAGTATTATCAATCCCAATAGCAAGTATTTATTAGTCGGCAAACAGCAACCCAAAGTGAATGGGCATTACTTAAATACTAGATTAAAAAAGCTGCAAGAAAAAGCTGGAATCACTAAAAACGCTAGCCTGCATAGCTTGCGCCATAGCATAGCTACCCATTTATTGCAGCAGGGCATGGAACTAGAATACATCGGTAGTTTTTTGGGTCATAAACGCCTAGATAGTACTCAGGTTTATGTGAGAATTAATGAAGAACTGATGTACAACAAACACTAATTTTTTTTCAACTGAATACAA harbors:
- a CDS encoding tyrosine-type recombinase/integrase, producing MERIKDFENWLIRLGYAETTIKSYTRLLENFFNYLEIACGGSPPNQQRIEQFNKHLHQSKVSRSYISAHINIINRYSEFLELTTKEKLTVGKILVEREITTERTIFTQSEMKLLFSSIEGNTPQGLFDKALLSIYYGCGLRSKEGINLVPQEVDFNKGLLYVKPSKNYSSRYVPISQGVLAAIKDYMNYARSIINPNSKYLLVGKQQPKVNGHYLNTRLKKLQEKAGITKNASLHSLRHSIATHLLQQGMELEYIGSFLGHKRLDSTQVYVRINEELMYNKH